TCACCGCGCCGGCCAGTATCTTCTCGGCGCGTCCGTCGGTCTCCTCCTGGTGCAGCCGCAGGGCCAGTGACACCGCGAACGCCGCCGCCACCATCGCCAGCGTGGTGAAGGCCACCGCGAGGAACGCGGCCTCCAACTCGGCGGTGCCGCCGAGGCGTGCCACCACGTCGTGGGCGGCGGTGCTGTCGCCCAACTCGTCGGCGATGCCGTGGGTGACGCTGCCGACCAGCAGCCCATACAGCAGCAGCCCCACCGTCCACACCAGCACCGACCCGCGGTCGAGGCGCCAGGCCAGCCCTACGGCCCCGCTCAGGGCGGGGGCGGCCGCGGTGGGGCCGGGCCGGTCGGGCAGCAGGCCCGCCCCGACGTCGCGGCGGGCCTGCAACCGGTAGGCCACCGCCCCCAGCACGACGGTGCTCAGCAGCGGCAACAGCAGCACCCACCACCGCTCCCCGGCGTAGGGGCGCACCTGCAGTGCCCAGCCCAGCGGGGACAGCCACGACAGCGACCCGGATCCGGCATCGCCGACCGCACGCGCCGCGAATGCGGCACCGAGCACCGCGAACGCCACCCCGCGGCATACCCGGGCGCTGGCCGAGAGTTGGGCGGCCACTGCGGCGGCCGCGGTGAACACCAGCCCCGACCCGGCCAGCGCCGCGCCGAACGCCAGCGACCCCGCCGCCGGCACGCCGGTGGTCAGCAGGCCCGCCGCGCCGATCAGTCCGGTGCCGATCGCCGCACCCCCGGTCAGCAGCAGCGCCGCGGTCAGCCCGGCGGCGCGACCGACCACCGCGGACCCGACCAGCTCACTGCGGCCGGTCTCCTCCTCGGCACGGGTGTGGCGGATCACGGTGAGAATCACCGCCACCGCGATCAGCAGATGGAAGATCCCGGCCTTCCAGATGCCGACCGCACCGAGGCTGTCGTTGTAGACCGGACCGTAGAGCGCCCGCTGGGCCGGGCTGGCCATGATCGAGGCGGCCAGCCCCGCCCGGTCGGCCTCGCTGGGGTAGACCGCCTGGATGCTGCCGATGTACACCGGCGCCAGCGGCACCGAGAGCAGCAGCATCCACAGCGGCATCACCACCCGGTCGCGGCGCAGCGCCAGCCGCAGCAACGTGGCGGTCCCGGTGAAGCGCCCGGAGCGCAGTGCGGGCGAGGCCGCGGGCCGGGGAACCGCCAGGGTGCTCATCGCGGCCCCCGGTGGGCGAGCGGCTGCGGCGACGGCGGCGGTGCCGTGGCCTCCCCGCTGCCGTCGTAGTGGCGCAAGAACAGCTCCTCCAACGTCGGCGGTTGGCTGGTGAGGCTGCGCACCCCGGCCTCCCCGAGCAGCCGGATCAGTGTGCCCAGGCTGGCGTTGTCGACCTGGGCGCGCATCGTGGTGCCGTCCCACCGCAGGTCGTGGACGCCGGGGATCCGGCGCAGATCCCCGGGATTGCTGGCCACGTCGGCGGTCACCGAGGTGCGGCTGAGGTGGCGCATCGACGCCAGCGACCCGCTCTCCACGGTCCTGCCGGCCCGGATGATCGTCACCCGGTCGCAGAGCGCCTCGGTCTCGGCGAGGATATGACTGGAGAGCAGCACCGTGGCGCCACGCTGCCGGGCCTCGCTGACACATTGCTGAAACACGTTCTCCATCAACGGATCCAGGCCGCTGCTGGGCTCATCGAGGAGCAGTAGGTGCACATCGGAGGCCAATGCCGCGATCAGCGAGACCTTCTGACGGTTGCCCTTGGAGTAGGTGCGCACCCGTTTGCGGG
This sequence is a window from Mycolicibacillus parakoreensis. Protein-coding genes within it:
- a CDS encoding ABC transporter permease; its protein translation is MSTLAVPRPAASPALRSGRFTGTATLLRLALRRDRVVMPLWMLLLSVPLAPVYIGSIQAVYPSEADRAGLAASIMASPAQRALYGPVYNDSLGAVGIWKAGIFHLLIAVAVILTVIRHTRAEEETGRSELVGSAVVGRAAGLTAALLLTGGAAIGTGLIGAAGLLTTGVPAAGSLAFGAALAGSGLVFTAAAAVAAQLSASARVCRGVAFAVLGAAFAARAVGDAGSGSLSWLSPLGWALQVRPYAGERWWVLLLPLLSTVVLGAVAYRLQARRDVGAGLLPDRPGPTAAAPALSGAVGLAWRLDRGSVLVWTVGLLLYGLLVGSVTHGIADELGDSTAAHDVVARLGGTAELEAAFLAVAFTTLAMVAAAFAVSLALRLHQEETDGRAEKILAGAVSRTRWLASHLVFAAGAPAVALLCCGVVTGLVYGVAAGDVAGALGTVVGTAAAQVPAVWLLVALTLALFGVLPRFTPAVWAVLVGFVAVYLLGSLSTVPQWLLDLEPFAHVPRVGAGDFTAVSLTWLVLIDGVLAAVGIVAFQRRDLRG
- a CDS encoding ABC transporter ATP-binding protein, coding for MHADYAEPAVVIDGLVKHFGGVRALDGLTMTVQRGEIHGFLGPNGAGKTTTLRILLGLVRADGGTVRLLGGDPWADAVPLHRHLAYVPGDVTLWPSLTGGETIDVLARMRGGLDPRRRDELIERFALDPRKRVRTYSKGNRQKVSLIAALASDVHLLLLDEPSSGLDPLMENVFQQCVSEARQRGATVLLSSHILAETEALCDRVTIIRAGRTVESGSLASMRHLSRTSVTADVASNPGDLRRIPGVHDLRWDGTTMRAQVDNASLGTLIRLLGEAGVRSLTSQPPTLEELFLRHYDGSGEATAPPPSPQPLAHRGPR